The Carassius carassius chromosome 2, fCarCar2.1, whole genome shotgun sequence genome has a segment encoding these proteins:
- the arl2 gene encoding ADP-ribosylation factor-like protein 2 has protein sequence MGLLTILKKMKHKEREMRLLMLGLDNAGKTTILKKFNGEDVSTISPTLGFNIKTLEHRGFKLNIWDVGGQKSLRSYWRNYFESTDGLVWVVDSADRLRLEDCRKELSTLLLEERLGGATLLVFANKQDLPGALSKDGIREVLALDDIKTHHWCIVGCSAVTGENLLTGVDWLLDDIAARIFTSD, from the exons ATGGGTTTACTGACGATCTTAAAGAAGATGAAGCACAAGGAGCGTGAAATGCGTCTACTAATGCT GGGTCTTGACAATGCTGGAAAAACAACCATCCTAAAGAAATTCAACGGCGAGGATGTCAGCACGATCTCTCCAACATTAGGCTTCAACATAAAGACACTCGAGCACAGAGG GTTTAAGCTGAATATCTGGGATGTGGGTGGTCAAAAGTCCTTGAGATCTTACTGGAGGAATTATTTTGAGAGTACAGATGGACTGGTGTGGGTAGTGGACAGCGCTGACAGATTGAGACTGGAGGACTGCAGGAAAGAGCTGAGTACTTTATTACTAGAGGAG CGATTAGGAGGAGCCACTCTGTTAGTTTTTGCGAACAAGCAGGACCTACCAGGTGCTTTATCAAAAGATGGAATTCGAGAG GTTTTAGCCCTTGATGACATTAAGACCCATCActggtgcattgtgggatgcaGTGCCGTGACTGGGGAGAACCTGCTAACGGGTGTGGACTGGCTACTTGATGATATAGCAGCTCGGATCTTCACATCTGACTGA